One stretch of Pseudomonas fragi DNA includes these proteins:
- a CDS encoding hypoxanthine-guanine phosphoribosyltransferase, protein MSADLEHIRQIMREADCLYTEAEVEAAIARVGAQITAEMAETNPVVFCVMNGGLIFSGKLLTHLQFPLEASYLHATRYRNETTGGDLFWKAKPEVSFIDRHVLIIDDILDEGHTLSAIVDFCKHAGARQVHTAVLIDKEHERKARPDLKADYMGLPCVDRYVFGYGMDYKGYWRNAAGIYAVKGM, encoded by the coding sequence ATGTCTGCTGATCTCGAGCATATCCGTCAAATCATGCGAGAGGCTGACTGCCTGTACACCGAAGCTGAAGTCGAGGCGGCCATTGCCCGCGTTGGCGCGCAAATCACGGCTGAAATGGCCGAGACCAATCCAGTGGTATTTTGTGTGATGAACGGCGGCCTGATTTTCTCCGGCAAGCTGCTAACCCATCTGCAATTTCCGCTTGAAGCGTCGTATTTGCACGCGACGCGCTATCGCAATGAAACCACGGGCGGTGACCTGTTCTGGAAAGCCAAGCCGGAAGTGTCATTTATCGACCGTCATGTGCTGATCATCGATGACATCCTCGATGAAGGTCACACCCTGAGCGCGATTGTTGATTTCTGCAAACACGCCGGTGCCCGTCAGGTGCATACCGCGGTGTTGATCGACAAGGAACATGAGCGCAAGGCGCGTCCTGACCTGAAGGCCGACTACATGGGCTTGCCGTGCGTTGACCGTTACGTGTTTGGCTATGGCATGGACTACAAAGGCTACTGGCGTAATGCTGCCGGTATTTATGCCGTCAAAGGTATGTAA
- the upp gene encoding uracil phosphoribosyltransferase — protein sequence MPIREIRHPLIRHKLGLMRRADISTKNFRELAQEVGALLTYEATSDLTLETYNIDGWCGTVQVEKIAGKKITVVPILRAGIGMLEGVLSLIPGAKVSAVGIARNEETLQAHTYLEKLVPEINERLAMIIDPMLATGSSMVATIDLLKKAGCKEIRAMVLVAAPEGIAAVEAAHPDVTIYTASIDERLNEHGYIIPGLGDAGDKIFGTKQKDI from the coding sequence ATGCCTATCCGTGAGATACGCCACCCGCTGATCCGTCACAAACTCGGCCTGATGCGCCGTGCTGACATTAGCACGAAGAATTTCCGCGAGCTCGCTCAGGAAGTCGGCGCGTTGCTGACCTATGAAGCCACCAGTGACCTGACCCTCGAAACCTACAATATCGACGGTTGGTGCGGCACTGTTCAAGTTGAAAAAATCGCCGGTAAGAAAATTACCGTCGTACCGATCCTGCGCGCCGGTATCGGCATGCTTGAAGGTGTCCTGAGCCTGATCCCGGGCGCCAAAGTCAGCGCTGTGGGCATTGCCCGCAACGAAGAAACCCTCCAGGCCCACACCTACCTGGAAAAACTGGTTCCGGAAATCAACGAGCGTCTGGCGATGATTATCGACCCGATGCTGGCCACCGGCTCGTCGATGGTTGCCACCATTGATCTGCTGAAAAAAGCCGGCTGCAAAGAAATCCGCGCGATGGTGCTGGTTGCCGCGCCAGAAGGGATTGCTGCGGTTGAAGCCGCTCACCCGGACGTGACCATCTACACCGCTTCCATTGATGAGCGTTTGAACGAGCACGGCTACATCATTCCGGGCCTGGGCGATGCCGGCGACAAGATCTTCGGCACCAAGCAAAAGGACATTTAA